A stretch of Chitinophaga caeni DNA encodes these proteins:
- a CDS encoding fatty acid desaturase family protein: MKLLANTTDPVYNPKAELTALDRFLLQFIKDKRDLPFLYLTIKISLTLPVLAILLYMPFLNGWLWFAVAVLYQYFNNIVFKGPFGLMLHCTSHRAFFKKKYRLMNHYLPWFIGPFFGQTPETYYSHHIGMHHPENNLEEDESSTMSYQRDSLRGFGLYLARFFFMGVYHLCLYFARKNRKKLLIRSVRGELLYILMCVGLSFVNFWATFVVFILPFVISRIIMMVGNWAQHAFVCKHDPGNPYKNSITCINTKYNHKCWNDGYHISHHLKPSMHWTDHPVYFKETLHEYIDNEAIVFDGIHFLHVFAYLVSKRYDLLAKHFVNIGDRYASEDEVIELLKFRTRRIPVTSPAMATV, translated from the coding sequence ATGAAACTATTAGCCAACACAACAGACCCGGTATATAATCCAAAAGCTGAACTCACCGCCTTAGATCGATTCTTATTACAATTTATCAAGGACAAACGTGATTTGCCTTTTCTATACTTGACGATCAAGATATCTCTCACCTTACCGGTTTTGGCTATCTTATTATATATGCCTTTTTTAAATGGTTGGTTATGGTTCGCGGTGGCGGTCCTGTACCAGTATTTCAATAACATCGTTTTCAAAGGTCCGTTCGGTCTAATGCTCCATTGCACCAGCCACCGGGCTTTTTTTAAGAAAAAATACAGGCTAATGAACCATTATTTACCTTGGTTCATAGGCCCCTTCTTCGGTCAAACACCGGAAACTTATTACAGTCACCATATCGGCATGCATCACCCCGAAAACAACTTGGAAGAGGACGAAAGTTCCACGATGAGCTACCAACGTGATTCTTTGCGCGGGTTTGGATTATACTTAGCCAGGTTTTTCTTTATGGGTGTATACCATCTCTGTTTATATTTTGCGAGAAAGAACCGCAAGAAGCTCTTAATAAGATCCGTTCGCGGGGAACTTTTATATATCCTGATGTGCGTTGGATTAAGCTTCGTGAATTTCTGGGCCACGTTCGTCGTATTTATATTGCCTTTCGTCATATCCAGGATCATCATGATGGTGGGTAATTGGGCACAACATGCGTTCGTTTGTAAACATGATCCGGGGAATCCTTATAAAAACAGCATAACCTGTATCAATACCAAGTACAACCATAAGTGCTGGAACGATGGTTACCATATCTCCCATCACCTCAAACCTAGTATGCATTGGACGGATCATCCCGTTTACTTCAAGGAGACCCTCCATGAATATATTGATAATGAAGCGATTGTTTTCGACGGTATCCATTTCCTACATGTATTTGCATACCTGGTAAGCAAGCGCTACGATCTTCTTGCCAAACATTTTGTCAACATCGGCGATCGATATGCTTCCGAGGACGAGGTAATAGAACTTCTTAAGTTCCGTACCAGGCGGATACCAGTTACATCACCCGCAATGGCAACGGTATAA
- a CDS encoding porin family protein, with protein MNCFVTFRLIPIILLLGAIKVNAQNSTTGKLSSIKGIVIDSLHNSSIPSLTVAVYFKASGKIINFGLTNRFGAFTIDKIPRNVPLKILLSHVSFGQVVKELTIDSRLSAVDLKKIYIVPKINELEEFAISMPPPVKMNGDTLEFNADAFELDSNAVIDDLLRRLPGMTIWSDGKITVNGKEIKGLTVNGKPFFGDDMSIALQNLPKLSVKKIQVYEDKANGLSEPETRMNVVLKEDKNKGFFGKMGAGGGTGKHYMLEGTLNAFDGRSQLSIAAAHNNVNMRQDNMEAMLRNMSYKGNGARVEFEPNFGVLGNLLPLNLAARYLHSFNENENLGFYNRMQLDVSSNKNKLLLDKNTFRITSISDEESLLKKENLKSATVNEDHSINGKYEKKKKGKSLLIKPFIHKKYDSRSDINYIELSSSMKGMLSSSSNKYKSQNEYVQGGFNIEYAYDRDAFDLSNYSKIQKWSYSYKLNYTFLAAESKRLIKRVASLNMQGGASMTDYDRNYNEHGNSLFNEVGITVNGIKARNYNWLNSHNIKFDIYANVKWNNEKDDNYVYDILNEDVKVNNFGLTNNRVINSYTASSGLSMNKSWGQSDITGRSSNWNLRLSLNSQWFYWKSLATQPKQNLSMKYLKFTPKAELSHSKSKTSKFNKWFSITFDQYFTYPVLEQLLPLVDSSVIYYQILGNPNLRETLHNDLKINYTLISSRRSNNYDIRMFVGAGISRDALTDSVYIDSVGRSLIYYSNVNSKYGNASIEASKSFKLNENNRLEFTFNTQASLRKLPSYFNGIRLETLNFGTDTKISTLFNYRDMFSVIMANGIVNNFAKVKGQDRFTTSTIVNSLGAAYKFLEGWSIGSTLSLNYTRSSRGSNNQFNIFNMNVSKRFLKKRNLEMKLSGYDLLNQNKGVLNYAKGNYFVNGDVNVLTRYYMLSISYFPRFF; from the coding sequence ATGAATTGTTTTGTAACTTTTAGACTTATTCCTATAATTTTACTCCTTGGCGCAATAAAGGTAAATGCCCAAAATAGCACTACAGGTAAGTTAAGTTCTATTAAAGGAATTGTTATAGATTCATTACATAACAGCTCTATCCCCTCCTTAACCGTCGCCGTATATTTTAAAGCCTCCGGTAAAATAATAAATTTTGGACTGACGAATAGGTTTGGCGCTTTTACCATCGATAAAATCCCGAGAAATGTTCCATTAAAAATCTTATTGTCACATGTCTCGTTCGGGCAAGTTGTTAAAGAGCTTACCATTGACAGTAGACTTTCGGCGGTTGATTTAAAGAAGATTTACATCGTGCCAAAAATAAACGAGCTAGAAGAATTTGCTATCAGTATGCCTCCCCCTGTTAAAATGAATGGCGATACGCTTGAGTTTAATGCGGATGCATTTGAGTTGGATTCTAATGCCGTTATTGATGATCTGCTACGCCGCTTGCCAGGGATGACAATTTGGTCGGATGGCAAAATAACCGTTAACGGGAAAGAGATTAAGGGACTTACCGTTAATGGAAAACCTTTCTTTGGTGATGATATGTCGATAGCATTGCAAAATCTCCCGAAACTTTCCGTGAAAAAGATACAGGTTTATGAAGATAAAGCAAACGGGTTGTCGGAACCGGAAACCCGTATGAATGTTGTATTGAAAGAAGATAAAAACAAGGGCTTTTTCGGGAAAATGGGTGCTGGTGGCGGAACTGGAAAGCATTATATGCTGGAGGGGACTTTGAATGCATTTGATGGTCGCTCCCAACTGTCTATTGCTGCTGCGCATAATAATGTGAACATGCGGCAAGACAATATGGAAGCGATGCTACGGAATATGTCATACAAGGGAAACGGCGCGAGGGTGGAATTTGAACCGAATTTTGGAGTACTTGGGAACCTGCTTCCGCTCAATTTGGCTGCAAGGTATCTACATAGTTTCAACGAGAATGAAAATTTGGGTTTTTATAATAGGATGCAATTGGATGTTTCATCCAATAAGAATAAACTTCTCCTAGATAAAAATACGTTTAGAATAACCTCTATTTCTGATGAAGAAAGTTTATTAAAGAAGGAGAATTTGAAGAGTGCGACCGTGAATGAAGATCATAGTATTAACGGTAAGTATGAGAAGAAAAAAAAGGGGAAGAGCTTATTGATAAAACCTTTCATTCACAAAAAATATGATTCGCGATCTGACATAAATTATATTGAATTGTCTAGCAGTATGAAAGGAATGCTTTCGTCTTCTTCTAATAAATACAAATCGCAAAATGAATATGTACAAGGTGGCTTTAATATCGAATATGCATATGACAGGGATGCATTTGACTTAAGTAACTATTCAAAAATTCAGAAATGGTCATATTCATACAAATTGAACTATACTTTCTTGGCTGCTGAATCAAAGCGGCTTATTAAGAGGGTTGCTTCCCTAAATATGCAGGGTGGGGCGAGTATGACTGATTATGATAGGAATTATAATGAACATGGGAATTCCTTATTCAATGAAGTAGGGATTACTGTTAATGGAATTAAAGCCAGAAATTATAATTGGCTGAATTCTCATAATATAAAGTTTGATATCTATGCAAATGTTAAATGGAATAATGAGAAGGACGATAATTATGTTTACGATATCCTCAATGAGGATGTCAAAGTAAATAATTTTGGTTTAACTAACAATCGGGTAATAAATTCTTATACAGCTTCTTCTGGTTTATCCATGAATAAATCTTGGGGCCAAAGCGATATTACTGGAAGATCAAGTAACTGGAATCTGCGTCTATCATTGAATAGTCAATGGTTTTATTGGAAGTCTTTGGCCACTCAGCCAAAACAGAATCTGAGTATGAAATATTTGAAGTTTACACCTAAAGCGGAATTAAGTCACTCAAAATCCAAAACATCTAAATTTAATAAGTGGTTTTCTATAACTTTCGATCAATATTTTACTTACCCAGTATTGGAGCAGTTACTACCCTTGGTGGATAGCTCTGTTATATATTATCAAATCCTTGGTAACCCAAACTTGAGAGAAACATTACATAATGATCTTAAGATTAATTATACCTTGATAAGTTCGAGGAGATCCAATAACTATGATATCAGGATGTTTGTAGGTGCTGGTATTTCAAGAGATGCACTTACGGATAGCGTCTATATCGATTCCGTAGGTAGAAGTCTTATTTATTACTCGAATGTTAATAGTAAATATGGGAATGCTTCCATAGAAGCTTCTAAATCATTTAAACTGAATGAGAATAATAGATTAGAGTTCACATTTAATACACAGGCTTCATTAAGAAAACTGCCTTCATACTTTAATGGAATTAGACTGGAAACTCTCAACTTTGGCACTGATACGAAGATTTCAACACTTTTTAATTATAGGGATATGTTTAGTGTTATAATGGCGAATGGTATTGTCAATAACTTTGCCAAGGTGAAAGGGCAGGATCGATTTACTACTAGTACAATCGTCAATTCATTGGGTGCCGCATACAAATTTTTAGAGGGTTGGAGCATTGGATCTACATTATCCTTGAATTATACAAGGTCCAGTAGGGGTTCAAATAACCAGTTTAATATTTTTAATATGAATGTTTCCAAAAGATTTTTGAAGAAAAGAAACCTTGAGATGAAGCTTTCGGGTTACGATTTATTAAATCAAAATAAGGGGGTGTTAAATTATGCAAAGGGAAATTATTTTGTAAATGGAGATGTAAATGTCTTGACACGATATTATATGTTATCTATATCATATTTCCCAAGATTTTTTTAA
- a CDS encoding GH92 family glycosyl hydrolase — protein sequence MKRIIFSLFCYAAIPAMAQTGGGLTKYVNPLIGTERMGHVYPGATVPFGMVQLSPDTDTIPYEMNGRYNGDVYKYCAGYQYTDKTIVGFSHTHFSGTGHSDLGDFLVMPTMGKLQLNPGTADHPETGYRSRFSHDNEVARAGYYKVKLDDDNIIAELTATNRVGLHQYTFPAKGDAHIILDMMSGIYNYKEKNVWTFIRVENDTLITGWRQTNGWARTRIEYFAMAFSKPFKQYGHEKYDRQVYRGFWGKFDNSKNFPEMAGHQIRAYFDFDVNAGEKVLVKMALSPVSTEGALKNMKAELPGWDFAAVRQQADQLWEKELAKIKVNTISADDKVNFYTAMYHAFINPTTYMDVDGQYRGLDMNIHKANGFTNYTTFSLWDTYRALHPFFNLIQPKRNADMVQSMMAHFDQSAQHMLPVWSHYANENWCMIGYHAVSVIADAIVKGNTPFDANKALDACVTTARHRTYDGLGYYMDKGYVPEDKSGSSVSKTLEYAYDDWAIAQAAKKLGRDDIYNEFIKRSLNYKNVYDPVSGFMRPKLDNGEFRKEFDALKTHGQGFIEGNAWNYSLYVPQYPEDMIEMMGGKKRFAIHLDSLFTMHLPDEFFAETEDITRDGIIGNYVHGNEPSHHTVYLYNYTTTPWQTQSRVRMILKKMYRPTSDGLGGNDDCGQMSAWYIFSSLGFYPIAPGSGQYSLGSPAIVDATLHLENGNTFTVETKNQSDKNVYVSKVELNGVKLDRKYITHEEIMKGGKIVFYMSAKPNKRA from the coding sequence ATGAAACGTATAATTTTTTCCCTTTTCTGTTATGCCGCTATCCCCGCCATGGCTCAAACCGGTGGTGGATTGACCAAGTATGTAAATCCTTTGATCGGTACAGAACGTATGGGACACGTATATCCAGGCGCAACGGTACCATTCGGAATGGTGCAGTTGAGCCCTGATACGGATACCATTCCCTACGAGATGAACGGCCGTTATAACGGGGATGTTTATAAATATTGCGCGGGCTATCAATATACCGATAAAACGATCGTCGGTTTCAGTCATACGCATTTCAGCGGAACGGGTCACAGCGACCTGGGAGATTTCCTGGTGATGCCCACCATGGGAAAATTACAATTGAATCCCGGTACGGCAGACCATCCAGAAACGGGTTACCGCAGCCGTTTTTCACATGATAATGAAGTTGCGAGGGCTGGTTATTACAAGGTGAAGCTGGATGATGATAACATCATCGCAGAATTAACTGCCACGAACCGCGTTGGTCTACATCAATATACTTTCCCGGCGAAAGGGGATGCCCACATCATTTTAGATATGATGAGCGGCATTTACAATTACAAGGAAAAGAATGTATGGACATTTATCCGCGTAGAAAATGATACCTTGATTACCGGCTGGCGTCAAACCAACGGTTGGGCAAGAACGAGGATAGAATATTTCGCGATGGCATTTTCCAAGCCATTTAAGCAATATGGTCATGAGAAATACGATCGTCAAGTGTACCGTGGGTTCTGGGGTAAATTTGATAATTCTAAGAACTTCCCGGAGATGGCAGGTCACCAGATCAGGGCTTATTTTGACTTCGATGTAAATGCAGGTGAAAAAGTATTGGTGAAGATGGCGCTGTCGCCGGTAAGTACCGAGGGCGCATTGAAAAATATGAAGGCAGAATTGCCGGGTTGGGATTTTGCAGCGGTGCGTCAACAGGCAGATCAGCTTTGGGAGAAGGAACTAGCAAAGATCAAGGTCAACACGATCTCCGCTGATGATAAAGTGAATTTCTACACCGCGATGTACCATGCCTTTATCAATCCCACAACTTATATGGATGTAGATGGGCAATACCGCGGGCTGGATATGAACATTCATAAGGCTAACGGCTTTACGAACTATACTACTTTTTCTTTATGGGATACGTACAGGGCTTTGCATCCATTTTTCAACTTGATCCAACCGAAGCGCAATGCCGATATGGTTCAATCCATGATGGCGCATTTTGATCAAAGTGCGCAACATATGTTGCCGGTTTGGTCGCATTATGCTAATGAAAACTGGTGTATGATCGGCTACCACGCCGTTTCCGTGATTGCCGATGCAATCGTGAAAGGGAATACCCCTTTCGATGCTAACAAAGCGCTCGATGCATGCGTTACAACCGCCCGCCACAGGACTTATGACGGCTTAGGTTATTATATGGATAAAGGGTATGTACCTGAAGATAAAAGCGGTTCATCCGTATCTAAGACGTTAGAATATGCCTATGATGACTGGGCCATTGCACAGGCAGCCAAGAAATTGGGTAGGGATGATATTTACAACGAGTTTATCAAGCGTTCTTTGAATTACAAAAACGTATACGACCCCGTTAGCGGTTTCATGCGCCCGAAGTTGGATAACGGTGAGTTCCGCAAGGAATTTGACGCATTGAAAACACATGGACAAGGTTTCATCGAGGGAAATGCTTGGAATTACAGCTTGTATGTACCGCAATACCCGGAAGATATGATCGAGATGATGGGAGGCAAAAAACGCTTCGCGATCCATTTAGACTCACTGTTCACGATGCACTTACCGGATGAATTTTTCGCTGAAACGGAAGACATTACCCGGGATGGAATTATCGGGAATTATGTGCATGGTAATGAGCCATCGCATCACACCGTGTACCTGTACAACTATACCACTACGCCCTGGCAAACACAATCCCGCGTGAGGATGATCTTGAAGAAGATGTACCGTCCTACGAGCGATGGTTTGGGAGGGAATGACGATTGCGGGCAGATGAGCGCCTGGTATATTTTCAGTAGTTTGGGTTTTTACCCGATAGCGCCCGGATCGGGGCAATATTCGCTGGGAAGTCCTGCCATCGTGGATGCTACCTTGCATTTAGAAAACGGTAATACTTTCACCGTGGAGACGAAAAATCAATCCGACAAGAACGTTTACGTAAGTAAAGTTGAATTGAACGGCGTGAAATTAGACAGGAAATATATTACGCATGAAGAGATCATGAAAGGTGGAAAAATTGTATTCTATATGAGTGCAAAACCTAACAAGAGAGCGTAA
- a CDS encoding ATP-binding cassette domain-containing protein yields the protein MPLLTLRNIRVRYLDTTLFEDLSWQIENGEQWAIVGKSGSGKTTLLNTITGKYNVINGAIEHHYYNAYRDSHDIKDPYFNYRHLQATVGQQHDFKNRSNTTEFYYQQRFNSADADEAISVREYLFGEPGDVLPSILALIEPLNLEPLLPKALIKLSNGETRRTLLAKALLKQPKLLLLDNPFVGLDVKARQHLHGIINHVIESGTAVILATMPGEIPSGITHVLQLDQNRVVNKFTRQEFVSQQRVKAPGQSFELQPAEIALLRQLAAAAPSYNFQQIVHMEKVKVKYGESTILENLDWTILPEEKWALLGPNGAGKSTLLSLINGDNPQAYANNIILFDRKRGSGESIWDIKKKIGFVSPELHQYFPNNSSCLQVVASGYFDTIGVHHKVNAEQLGNALKWMQLLGIQYFAEKSFKFCPGSIQRLTLLARALVKQPPLLIFDEPCQGLDQEQKEHFKQVIDMLCKYIPMTLIFVTHYSDEIPTAVDKLLELKKLA from the coding sequence GTGCCCTTACTTACATTAAGAAATATCCGGGTAAGATATTTAGATACCACCTTGTTTGAAGACTTGTCCTGGCAAATTGAAAACGGGGAACAATGGGCCATCGTGGGGAAAAGCGGATCGGGAAAAACGACCCTGCTTAACACCATCACGGGGAAGTATAACGTGATCAATGGCGCCATCGAGCATCATTATTATAATGCTTACCGCGATTCCCATGATATCAAAGATCCTTATTTCAATTACCGCCATTTGCAAGCTACGGTTGGCCAACAACATGATTTTAAGAACCGTTCCAATACAACCGAGTTTTATTATCAACAAAGGTTCAATAGCGCCGATGCCGATGAAGCAATCTCCGTTCGCGAATACCTTTTCGGGGAACCTGGTGATGTATTACCGTCCATACTAGCTTTAATCGAACCCTTAAATTTAGAACCGCTGCTTCCTAAAGCTTTAATTAAGCTTTCAAACGGGGAAACGAGGAGAACTTTACTAGCAAAAGCCTTGCTAAAGCAGCCCAAGTTATTACTGCTGGACAATCCCTTCGTTGGTTTGGATGTGAAAGCCCGCCAACATTTACACGGTATTATCAACCACGTAATAGAATCGGGCACAGCGGTGATCTTAGCTACGATGCCCGGTGAAATACCAAGCGGGATTACGCACGTTTTACAATTGGATCAAAACCGCGTAGTGAATAAGTTTACGAGGCAGGAATTTGTATCTCAACAAAGGGTTAAGGCCCCTGGTCAAAGCTTCGAGCTGCAACCTGCGGAAATCGCGTTACTACGGCAATTAGCGGCCGCTGCACCTAGTTATAATTTCCAGCAGATCGTTCACATGGAAAAAGTCAAGGTAAAATATGGTGAGAGCACGATCTTGGAGAACCTGGATTGGACGATTCTCCCCGAAGAGAAATGGGCATTACTGGGCCCAAACGGCGCGGGAAAATCAACGTTACTCAGCCTTATAAACGGCGACAACCCCCAAGCCTACGCTAATAACATCATTCTATTTGATCGCAAGAGGGGAAGCGGGGAGAGTATCTGGGATATCAAGAAAAAGATAGGTTTCGTATCGCCCGAGTTACACCAATATTTTCCTAACAACAGCTCCTGCTTGCAGGTTGTTGCTTCAGGTTATTTCGATACGATCGGCGTACATCATAAAGTTAATGCGGAACAATTAGGGAATGCGCTTAAGTGGATGCAATTGTTAGGAATCCAATATTTTGCTGAAAAATCATTTAAATTTTGCCCCGGAAGTATTCAAAGACTCACATTATTAGCCCGCGCATTGGTAAAACAACCACCCTTGTTAATCTTCGACGAGCCTTGTCAAGGCCTAGATCAAGAACAGAAAGAACATTTCAAGCAGGTCATTGACATGTTATGCAAGTATATCCCCATGACGTTGATCTTCGTTACCCATTACAGTGACGAGATACCAACGGCAGTTGACAAATTATTGGAACTCAAAAAGCTCGCTTAA
- a CDS encoding LacI family DNA-binding transcriptional regulator, which yields MKRLSLKDVAKLAGVAPSTVSFVLNGKAKQMRISDELADKIRAIVRKSGYQPHQVAVNLRTGQSKILGLIVESISGSFFASLAGTIESEAEKYGYRIVYCSTENDAKKGAELINMLSRQQVDGYLITPVAGMEQDIQQLMEYNKPIVLMDSYFPGLPAPHVLIDSYGSVAKGMEHLIKKGHKHIGLVTVDMDMVQIKERTKAYVDTLKEHGIPQRKKYQLKLPYNLDKEAAITAITQYLEVNPKLDAIFFTTNYLGIRGLETFVKLGLNLPKDLAMVCFDDHDLFRLYPPGITVIEQPVEEIAKTAIRMLMQQLNQVKGGAKKWQVALPGKFIVRGSS from the coding sequence ATGAAGCGACTCTCCCTTAAAGATGTAGCCAAGTTAGCAGGCGTGGCGCCGTCGACCGTATCGTTCGTATTGAATGGTAAAGCTAAGCAAATGCGTATCAGCGATGAGCTGGCCGACAAGATCCGCGCTATTGTAAGGAAAAGCGGTTACCAGCCCCACCAGGTGGCGGTAAACCTGAGGACGGGGCAATCGAAGATATTAGGTTTGATCGTGGAGAGCATTTCCGGTAGTTTCTTCGCTTCTTTGGCGGGAACGATCGAATCGGAAGCTGAAAAATACGGGTACCGTATCGTTTATTGTAGTACTGAAAACGATGCAAAGAAAGGAGCGGAGTTGATTAACATGTTGAGTAGGCAGCAGGTCGATGGGTACTTGATTACGCCGGTTGCAGGGATGGAGCAAGATATCCAGCAGTTAATGGAGTATAATAAGCCGATAGTTTTAATGGATAGTTATTTCCCCGGTTTACCCGCCCCGCATGTACTGATTGATAGCTACGGTTCCGTAGCAAAAGGAATGGAGCACCTTATAAAGAAGGGACATAAACATATCGGTTTAGTTACGGTAGATATGGATATGGTGCAAATCAAGGAGAGAACTAAAGCGTATGTTGATACCTTGAAGGAGCATGGCATTCCCCAGAGGAAAAAATACCAGTTAAAATTGCCGTATAACCTTGATAAAGAAGCTGCCATTACCGCCATCACCCAATACCTGGAAGTGAACCCTAAGCTGGACGCCATTTTCTTTACTACGAACTACCTCGGGATAAGAGGTTTGGAGACTTTTGTAAAACTTGGTCTGAATCTTCCGAAGGACTTGGCGATGGTTTGTTTTGATGATCATGACCTTTTCCGTTTATACCCACCCGGCATCACCGTGATAGAACAACCGGTAGAGGAGATTGCCAAGACTGCTATACGCATGCTGATGCAGCAATTGAACCAGGTGAAGGGGGGCGCAAAAAAGTGGCAAGTAGCGCTGCCCGGTAAGTTCATCGTACGCGGTTCATCATAA
- a CDS encoding GH92 family glycosyl hydrolase encodes MKRFGLLAVAFCCATLSKAQEVSQVTDPVEWVNPLMGTDSKISLSNGNTYPAIALPWGMNFWMPQTGKIGNGWAYQYSADKLRGFKQTHQPSPWINDYGQFAIMPVTGTAKFTQDDRASWFSHKSEVAKPYYYSVYVADADVTTEITPTERAAQFRFTFPTTDSAFVVLDAFDRGSYVKIIPSERKIIGYTTRNSGGVPKNFKNYFVLVFDKPFKTANTWHGETLAKDTLEYKADHVGAIVGFATTRGEQVNVKVASSFISQEQAELNMQRELANDDFNTTKTKAKEAWNKELSRILVSGGTIDQVRTFYSCLYRTMLFPRKFYELDAQNKIMHYSPYNGQVLPGYMFTDNGFWDTFRAVFPFFSLMYPTLDAHIMDGLANTYKESGWLPEWASPGHRNCMIGSNSASLISDAYIKGIRGFDINTLYEAILKNTENEGPMTSVGRKGVDYYNKLGYVPYDVKINENAARTLEYAYDDFTIYKLAQALNRPKAEIARFAKRNQNYRNLYDPSHKLMRGKNKDGQFQSPFNPFKWGDAFTEGNSWHYTWSVFHDIEGLANLMGGKAEMVNMLDSVFIMPPVFDDSYYGGVIHEIREMQIAGMGQYAHGNQPIQHMIYLYNYVGAPWKAQYWIRQVLDRLYHATPDGYCGDEDNGQTSAWYVFSSLGFYPVCPGTPEYVFGAPLFKHAEITFENGKKFTIDADGNSKENFYIESMNLNGKTYDKNFITHQDLQNGGQLQIKMADQPNKSRGINNAALPYSFSRVEKR; translated from the coding sequence ATGAAACGATTTGGATTATTAGCCGTTGCATTTTGCTGTGCAACATTGAGCAAAGCCCAGGAGGTGAGCCAGGTCACGGACCCGGTAGAATGGGTGAATCCATTGATGGGAACAGATTCAAAAATCTCTCTCTCCAATGGGAATACTTATCCTGCCATCGCGCTGCCTTGGGGCATGAACTTCTGGATGCCGCAAACCGGTAAAATCGGTAATGGATGGGCTTACCAATACAGTGCAGATAAGTTGCGCGGTTTTAAACAAACGCACCAACCCTCTCCCTGGATCAATGATTACGGCCAATTTGCCATCATGCCTGTAACGGGAACAGCCAAGTTTACCCAGGATGATCGCGCCAGTTGGTTCTCCCATAAATCTGAAGTTGCCAAACCTTATTATTATAGCGTGTACGTGGCTGATGCCGACGTAACCACGGAAATTACACCGACCGAAAGGGCGGCGCAGTTCCGGTTTACTTTCCCTACAACCGATAGCGCCTTCGTTGTGTTAGATGCTTTCGATAGGGGTTCTTATGTAAAAATTATCCCGTCCGAAAGAAAAATTATCGGTTACACTACCCGCAACAGTGGCGGTGTTCCTAAAAACTTTAAGAACTATTTCGTTTTAGTATTCGATAAGCCTTTTAAAACTGCCAACACCTGGCACGGGGAAACTTTGGCCAAGGATACTTTGGAATATAAAGCCGATCATGTTGGTGCCATCGTAGGATTTGCTACTACCCGCGGCGAGCAGGTTAACGTAAAAGTCGCTTCTTCTTTCATCAGCCAGGAGCAAGCGGAGCTGAACATGCAGCGCGAATTGGCCAACGATGATTTCAACACGACAAAAACCAAAGCGAAAGAAGCTTGGAACAAGGAATTGTCCAGGATCTTAGTTTCTGGCGGTACAATAGATCAAGTGCGTACTTTCTATTCTTGTTTATATAGAACCATGTTGTTCCCACGCAAATTCTACGAGCTGGATGCGCAGAACAAAATCATGCACTACAGTCCTTACAACGGCCAAGTATTGCCCGGTTATATGTTTACCGACAACGGTTTCTGGGATACTTTCCGCGCCGTGTTCCCGTTCTTCAGCCTGATGTATCCTACTTTGGATGCACACATCATGGATGGATTGGCCAATACTTACAAGGAAAGTGGTTGGTTGCCGGAATGGGCTAGTCCCGGTCACCGCAATTGCATGATCGGTTCTAACTCCGCTTCGCTGATTTCCGATGCTTATATCAAGGGTATCCGCGGTTTCGACATCAACACTTTGTATGAAGCGATCCTGAAAAATACCGAAAACGAAGGGCCGATGACTTCCGTGGGACGTAAAGGCGTAGATTATTATAACAAGTTAGGTTATGTGCCTTACGATGTGAAGATTAACGAAAACGCTGCACGTACCTTGGAATATGCTTACGATGATTTCACGATCTACAAGTTGGCGCAAGCCTTGAATCGCCCGAAGGCGGAGATCGCGCGTTTTGCAAAACGCAACCAGAACTACCGTAACCTGTACGATCCTAGCCATAAATTAATGCGTGGTAAAAACAAGGATGGTCAATTCCAGTCCCCTTTCAATCCTTTTAAATGGGGTGATGCCTTTACCGAGGGTAACAGTTGGCACTACACTTGGAGCGTGTTCCATGATATCGAGGGTTTGGCTAACCTGATGGGTGGCAAAGCCGAGATGGTGAATATGTTGGATTCCGTATTCATCATGCCGCCTGTATTCGATGATTCATATTACGGTGGTGTGATCCACGAAATCCGCGAGATGCAGATTGCAGGTATGGGTCAATATGCGCACGGTAACCAACCGATCCAGCACATGATTTATTTATATAACTATGTAGGCGCTCCTTGGAAAGCACAATACTGGATCCGCCAGGTATTGGACCGCTTATACCATGCAACTCCCGATGGTTATTGCGGTGATGAGGATAATGGTCAAACTTCTGCTTGGTATGTATTCTCTTCATTAGGGTTCTACCCTGTTTGTCCCGGTACGCCTGAATATGTATTCGGTGCTCCGTTGTTCAAACATGCCGAGATCACCTTCGAAAATGGTAAGAAGTTTACGATCGATGCCGATGGAAACAGTAAAGAGAATTTTTACATCGAAAGCATGAACCTGAACGGCAAAACTTACGATAAGAACTTTATTACGCACCAGGATTTACAAAACGGTGGTCAACTTCAAATCAAGATGGCTGATCAACCGAACAAATCCCGCGGTATAAATAATGCAGCTTTACCTTACTCTTTCTCAAGGGTGGAAAAGCGTTAA